From Macadamia integrifolia cultivar HAES 741 unplaced genomic scaffold, SCU_Mint_v3 scaffold3123, whole genome shotgun sequence:
TTGTCGAGCATGAACATGGACAGAGCCTACatgcttccattgattctcAAGGGAAGATTTACCAGTGGAGAATGGAGGTCTGCTTCCCAGAAAAGAGCCTACTACACAATTCTTCCATTTCTGAATCTCTGAATCTAGAAGGCCAAGCGGACATAGGCCAATGGGGGAGGAGTTACGGGTAGCCGGAGGGTGAAAAAAGAGTGTATGGCCGGCAGCAGGAGTGGTGGAGGCGGCGTAGGGGGGGAGAAGGAGACGACCGAAGTCCAGGGCCGAAGTGTAGGAGAGGAAGAAGGTTGAAGGGAGGGAGGGCAGGAAGAGTGGCCGTCGGGAAGGGGAGCGAGGTTAATGTCAGGGGGAGAGGAGGTGCCTACGGCATGGGCCACCAGAGGGGAAAGGGACATTGCTGACCAGAGGGGAAAGGGACATTGCTGGTCACGACATCAGGAGAGGTCCAATGCATGATCAAATTGATAAGCCATAAAGAACATGTTGTTCGCAGATGCGTAAACCTATTAAATGGGAACAATCCCTGTTTCTTACCTTGACCTTTAGGAATTAAATACTACACCTCTGTCACAACTCGGATGCAATTGAGGAAGCAAAAGAATAGAACAAAGCGGGAAAAATTTAAGATAGACTTACCATATGGCAAATTTAAATAAGCAAACACAGAAACCCAGTCTCAAGCCTAGATTGAAATATAGAGAAGAGCTGAAATACACTGGCTCATATATTAAATTGATAAGAAGTTAATATAGGTATCAACTTGGATAAAATCCCTACTAATCAGCCTACAAACCTCTAataactagagaaaataaagtaATGTAAAAATAAGCTGAATGGACCCAAAGGCCATGTTTGTTTTGCCGTAAAATATTTCaggaaaataataattatttataaattttgtttatttatttctgtCATTGGCTTTATTTTGGCAGGACATGACCAAGAAGCACATTTGAACATTATTGAGTGAGGTGACAAATCCATCTGCATGGTGGGTATGGAGTCCTCCATGGATGCCTAGAGTACCAATGATCAAAATACCAGCATTATTTTGAGAAACAACATCTTGAATCAACTTTCTGTACTgtatttcaataaaatatttCCCCATTTTCTAATCCTCATTCAATTTGCCATTGGTTTTGAACAAATCCTGTAAAATATTTTACAGCACAACAAACGCAACCATagtattggaaaaaaaaaaaaccagactgaaaaataggagagagaacagCCTTCTCCAATGATTTTATCTGCTGCTGCTGTGTGTCCCCCTCGACTCAATTCCACTTCTAATCTCTTCTCCTGGCAAAAACAACACATAAGGACTGTTTGGCCTACAGAAATTGTCCTCTATGGCcagcttctgcttcttcttcgacATATCAACAACTTGTTTGACGTTAGACACAAATAAGCACAGGTGCAAAAATAACATTTCTGGACAATTGTAGGACATAAACATAAAGCCCTAATCAGTGCTGAATCTTACTTGAATAACCATGATCTGGATGATCTTGGGGGCAAAAGCAATCCAAGTTGAGGAGGAAGATCAAAACCAAACTTAAGAACTCCTTCCCTGCAAAGTTATAGGCTATTACATGTCCAGTTAGACAAAATTATAACATTACATATTTAACCATTAGGACTTGATGGCTACCTAGACAATCGATTCTGGAAGGGTTGAAAGCAAAAGAGGGTAAGATCCGTGCCATTGTGCAGCGTGTAAGGCGTGTAAATAGTAGCCTGCATATGTTAGTCAGTCAGTTTCTCACAATACAGCCAAGATAGACATTTGGTAAATGTATATAAAGAAGCATAAATAGTGTCACTACACAACTATCAATGCAGTTTTTCATAATTGTAAGACAATATATGAAGCAACATATACACAATAAGTCAACAAGAGTAAAGAGGGTGTAGAAAACAGTAGCTCCTATGAGTAGTTGAGTAGCTACTCTTGTTTGGGTGGTGGCCCTAGGTAAGGCACTCACTTTGGATAATTTTCAATCAAGAAGCTGGCTGGTGGCAAATAGGtgcagtttctgtgtcaaagaAGAGGAAACAGAAACACAAATGTTTTTAACTGTTGTGGGAGGAATGATGTGGGAGTATTATTTTGGCATGTTAGGAATCAACTGGTAGTGGCCAAGCACCAAGGGATGTAAAACATATTTTCTTGCATTGGCTGAGGAGTGCTTTTGGTAAAAACGTGTTGGCGTTATGGAATATGTGCCCCTATGTTATGCTATGGGGTTTGTAGAAGGAACAAAATAGAAGGATCTTCAACGACCACTCGAGATCAGTCCCCAGATCTTGCTGACATTGGTTCTTACCTAATATATTGGGCTTTTTCAACTAAGGATTTTTCAGGTCCCCCTAGggggcctttttttttcccaattggTTTTTCCTTATTAGAAGAGTGATCACaaaattgtttggttcaaaggtcacatcccCTACCAAAGTTTCATTGCATGGCGCaccctctccaactgcctcccctCACAGTCTTTCTTCATCCATTGCCACATCCAGGTCCCCCTTCATGCTGCCTCCGCTGGAATGGTCTTGAAGACACGGATCACCAATTTTTCTCTTGCCCTTTTGCTGCCTCCATCTAGAAGAAAGTCCTCAGTAGTTGCTGCATGGCCAAGAAAAGATCTCCCCCTTCAAAGAgatctgggttgatatgacttttggtgGGAATTCCATTTGCAACACCACTGGGAAGTTAGCTTTTTGTGCCTCCATCAATAACATCTGGATGGAACACAATATTCGtattgatgtatacatttacACTGCCTTTCCTTACAAGTTCGAACTTTTAGGCAAAGCGGTAGTGAACATGATATCATAGCAAGGAGGATGAGTGTTCAACTACTGGGAAGACCCCCTGTTCGCTATTGCTTCACCTAAAAGCTTGGACTTGTAAGGAAGGGCAATGCAAATGTATACATCAATACttcatagatggacttccaactttCGCTCATCTGATATGATTTGGAGTGCGAtttactttgatgttagctTCAAACTTCCGATGCTCCCCCATTTGTCTGTTTAGCATTTCCTAAGGAAtgggctcattgttgtctctcCCGGGGGTCTTCCCCTCTCCATCTTGCAGCTACCCCCATCCCCTCTAGGCTAGTCATGTTGCTTGTTCtcttgttagttttttttttctttttggcccTTGGGCTtgtatatttctcttcttttttttaataaatttttatcaaaaaaaaaaaagaagttgggCTTGACAAAAGTTGGGGTTGTAGCCCTTGCCTGAGTTGTAGCTTGGATTGAAGCAGGTGTTGTATCACCCAGACTGTTCTAGCAGTCAAGATACGAAGAGTATTGGGTATAATACGAAACGCAGGTTAGGATACTACCCCGTGGATGCACACAAACTGCCAAGCAACGTAAATTGTGTTGTGAGGTTATATGTGTATCTATCAATATATAAGTGTTGTGTGCTGCAGTATGGGTGTGAACAACCTGGGATGCCTGGCGACATAGTGGTTGCAGTGTGGGTGTGCACATGCATGTGTTATTGTCAATGCAAGAAATCAGAGTTTGCATTAGTGTGTGGTGAGAACTaaaaattgaagaatttttGGACTGTGATTCGCCCCCCTCTCTGTGTCAACCTGGAAtcacaatcttcttcttcttctccttctatacCATGCAAACTGCTACAACTCTCCATCTCAGGTTTTGTTCTGTTCTATACAAAAGAACTCAAAACATGtttctgaatttttctttttacaaaaatatcttctattttccattaaaatgaTATAAATGTGGAAGCATGGAAGAGATAATGCAATCATCTTTAATCATGATTGCATGTACAGGATTTATGAAACAGAAAGAGACTTTCATATAGTGACTTGTTAGCGCAcaaaatgcaaaaataaattACCTCCAATATGCCCCTCTCTCCACGTGATAATCTTAGGGAGGCAAAGAACTTCCCACCATTGAAATCCAAGTCTATATCCAAATAATGAACATCATTTTTCTGCTTCTGCAACTTCTTAACCCAATCACCACTGTTTACTGGTTTGCAGGTTGAATTAAACGCAGTTAAAGTAATTCGGAAATATATTACTGCAGGGTTTGCATACAAATTAGAACTTGACCCACACCGCAGAGTTGCTTGCTTTCCAATATTTTCACCGCCCGTAGTGATACATAGATCTGCAGCAAACACTCAAGCTTAAGggggattttaaaaaaataaagaagagaaagagcacAGAGGACACTTGTTCCAGCAGTGTTTGAATTTTTTACCTGGATGCTTCTCAGTTAAAAGCACATGTATATCTGTTTGTAGGAGATTGCAGACCTGAACTGtaggaagaagaaatatttctttttgttcCTGCAAAGCAACTGGTTCTTGTACATCTCTAAAATTAAAAGGTTTTATGACAGGTACTCTTCTCCCAATGCTCTGAATCAGGAAATGAATATTAGTGAAAACTCCGCCTTCATAATTGAGAGAACAATGTGCTGTACTTAAGGAATATTTCACTGAGTCGACACCAAAGGCCTTCCTGAATTTGTAGCTTAATTTATCAAATATTCCAAAGACACGAACAGCCTTTCCACCTTCCAAATCTTCAGACCAATCTACTGAAACTGGTTCTCCCAAATTTCCAGAGTATTCTTTTATTTCAGgtctaaaagaaaagagaaaattacctGACAGTTGACACATCAAGCAAGTTAAAAACTTCTCCGGGGAAAGAAcgaattcagaaaaaaaaattgagaaagtaGCATTTCCAGGCTTCTGTTACAAGCAAGATCGCACATAATATGGAGGGAAAAAGGCATCTGTAATGGTACATACATTTAAGAAGAACATGTAAGTTGTGTTGAAAAAACAC
This genomic window contains:
- the LOC122067781 gene encoding putative vacuolar protein sorting-associated protein 13A, with the translated sequence MCQLSGNFLFSFRPEIKEYSGNLGEPVSVDWSEDLEGGKAVRVFGIFDKLSYKFRKAFGVDSVKYSLSTAHCSLNYEGGVFTNIHFLIQSIGRRVPVIKPFNFRDVQEPVALQEQKEIFLLPTVQVCNLLQTDIHVLLTEKHPDLCITTGGENIGKQATLRCGSSSNLYANPAVIYFRITLTAFNSTCKPVNSGDWVKKLQKQKNDVHYLDIDLDFNGGKFFASLRLSRGERGILEATIYTPYTLHNGTDLTLFCFQPFQNRLSREGVLKFGFDLPPQLGLLLPPRSSRSWLFKSNKVHLKLLEENASEALLDLDVLSGFTEVCLEVEERTDIKRIAKLGLSLKPCPSGVVVPSQVVSMVPRYVIFNESLQDIIVRQCYLEDHTDDVIDINSNETVALQLIRPSKRKDFSFFDSLLRKHRNANDDSQMFIQFRLNEDGWSWSGPVCIGSLGRFFLKFRRSMDSLDYQSNSITVEGNRTTEFAAVHLVEEGSTLVLHFHKPPNVNLPYRIENLLDARITYYQKNSLESEVIGPGKSVDYVWDDLNLPHKLIIQISG